The Pectobacterium wasabiae CFBP 3304 DNA segment CAGTGGCTCTTCTCCTGCAATAGGTCTGTCAGTTCTGCTGGCGTGCAGTAATAGCGAAATTTAGCCCGACTGCGTGCGGTGGTCGCCACCGTAAAATCAACATCTGCCAGTGCATCTGCCAGCGAGGAAAATACCTGAACGTTATCCAGAATATCTCCTGAACCGTGTGCCACCCAGCGGGCCGCAGGTTCTTGGTGTGCCGTGCTACCGACAATACGTAAACTGCTGAATCCCATCGTCTTCATCGCACGAGCCGCCGCCCCTACATTCTCTGCCCGAGCGGGCTCAACCAAAATAATATGAAACTGCATAGACTCCCCAGTATGGGTTAGTACGCTCTGGCACTCTTTGCGCCAGCAGGTCAATAACATGGTCCTGTAATCGATAGCGTCATTAATAACGATTGATTGATAACGGCCCATCGATAGCGATCTATCACTCGCTACAGGTAGAAAATTAACAATAAACCAACAGAATTTCTGGCATCCGCTCAGCCTTTGATAGGAAACATCGAGGAGTCCAAAAAATGGGCGGGAAGAAAAACCCTAAGAAGAACAGGGTAAATTATTTTATTTCAATAAGTTATAAAAACATCAACGTCTGTGTAGCGTCAATTATGATTATTGGCATTTGCTATGCTAAATCGTTCATAAAAAGTGCTAAATTGTGACATAAACAGGCAATCCTATAAGTGTTTATCACAAAATAGTTAACGTGCTAAAATGAAATTTGATATATGTCAACAGAACCGTAGATTTATCAGCAGGCAAAATCAGCGCTTACTGTTATGTTGCTGTTAATAAGGTTAAACTGTGCGCCACTTTGAGCGCAGTTAAATTAGCGCCACGCTCACCCGCTAGCAGTACCTCTAAGCGGGTAGAGAATGAACACCAGTAACGCATTTACGTACTTGAGTCTGATGTTGAGCGAGAGCGTAGTTTACCTCGATAAGCTCCAGGGAAATACCCGGAATAACTGGCGTTGTAGCCAGCGGGCCAGCAGGGTATGACAGCGACTTCTGTACTTCCGATTTCTATAATTTAAGTTGGCAATTTTAGGTAGCAAACATGCAGACGCCGCACATTCTTATTGTTGAAGACGAGTTGGTAACCCGTAATACCCTCAAAAGTATTTTTGAGGCCGAAGGGTACGTTGTCCACGAAGCCACCGATGGCGCAGAAATGCACCATATTTTGTCCGAAAATGACATCAATCTGGTGATCATGGACATCAACCTGCCAGGGAAAAACGGCCTATTGCTGGCACGTGAGCTGCGTGAGCAAGCTACCGTTGCCTTGATGTTCCTCACCGGTCGTGACAATGAAGTCGATAAGATTCTTGGTCTGGAAATCGGTGCGGATGATTACATCACCAAACCGTTCAACCCACGTGAATTGACGATCCGCGCACGTAACCTGCTGTCACGTACCATGAATTTGGGCAGTGGCACTGAAGAGCGTCGTCTGGTGGAAAGCTATCGCTTCAACGGCTGGGAACTGGATATCAATAGCCGTTCTCTGATCAGCCCGGCTGGCGAGCAATACAAGCTGCCGCGCAGTGAATTCCGCGCCATGCTGCACTTCTGCGAAAACCCGGGCAAGATTCAGTCCCGTGCTGAACTGCTGAAGAAAATGACGGGTCGCGAGCTTAAGCCGCATGACCGTACTGTTGATGTCACTATCCGCCGTATCCGCAAGCACTTTGAATCAACGGCCGATACGCCAGAAATCATCGCGACGATCCACGGTGAAGGCTACCGCTTCTGCGGCGATCTGGATAACTAATCCTACTCAGCCGGAGCAGGTTTCTGTTCCGGCTGTTTTTCCCTTCTTACCGCCTGCTATTCACCCTTTCCCCACGGCATCACCGGCACCGCACTTAGCGCATTTTTTGGCGAACCATCCACCAGTCGATCAGAGTAAGCAAGATAGATCAGAGAACTGCGTTTTTGATCGTAAAACCGAACAACCTGCAATTTTTTGAAAACCAACGAGGTTCGTTTTTGGAATACCACGGATCCGCGGTTACCACCGTTTTTGATTTTATCGGACAGATCAATCGGCCCAACCTGCTGACAAGAAATTGCCGCATCCGACGTGTCTTCCGCCAGCCCTAACCCGCCCTTGATTCCACCGGTTTTAGCTCGGCTAATGTAACAAGTCACGTTTGCTACATCAGGATCGTCAAACGCTTCCACCACAATCTTATGGTCCGGCCCGAGTAGTTTAAAGACCGTATCGACCGATCCCACTTCTTCCGCATTGGCTATGCTAACGGCAGATAGCGCCAGTAGCCCCGCCCCCATGATTCGCTTTATGTTCATATTTCAGACTCTGTGATAATTCATAACAAACGATTAATAACCACAATAAAAAAGAGGATGTACAAAATAAACCGCTTTGTTCAACCCCCTTATCCAAATTACCTGTGGAATATTTTCAAAAATCTTCGGCAGTACCAACGTGAAAATATTGCTATGATGCGGGATCTCAATACGCTCGCGCTCAATGTGTTTGATGAGGAAGATTATGGATCAAGCCGGTATCATACGTGACCTACTAAGCTGGCTGGAAAGCCATCTTGACCAACCATTATCACTCGATAATGTGGCAGCGAAAGCAGGTTATTCCAAGTGGCATCTGCAAAGAATGTTCAAAGACGTAACGGGAAATGCCATTGGTTCCTATATCCGAGCGCGGAGATTGACCAAAGCGGCGGTTGCACTCTGCCTGACCAGTCGCCCTATCCTTGATATTGCCCTGCAGTACCGTTTTGATTCGCAACAAACTTTTACTCGCGCGTTCAAAAAGCAGTTTGCCCAAACGCCAGCGTCTTACCGTCGTTCCGATAATTGGAACACCTTTGGCATTCGACCGCCAATCCGGCTTGGTGAATTTACCCTACCACAACCACAGTTTGTGGTACTGCCAGAAACGCAACTTCTTGGGCTAACGCAAACCTATAACTGTCGCCTTGAACAGATCTGTAACTTCCGCACAGAAATTCGCGTCCACTATTGGCGTC contains these protein-coding regions:
- the robA gene encoding MDR efflux pump AcrAB transcriptional activator RobA, coding for MDQAGIIRDLLSWLESHLDQPLSLDNVAAKAGYSKWHLQRMFKDVTGNAIGSYIRARRLTKAAVALCLTSRPILDIALQYRFDSQQTFTRAFKKQFAQTPASYRRSDNWNTFGIRPPIRLGEFTLPQPQFVVLPETQLLGLTQTYNCRLEQICNFRTEIRVHYWRQFLGETCSVPPVLYGLHHSRPSKEKDDEHEVLYTTALEPQYLPDDVHTGEPITLPGGDYAMFVFEGPKDELQDFIITLYDTCLPTFQLTRRKGFDAERFHPNRDTDGEIPDIIRCEYFIPIQHPEPLSAL
- the arcA gene encoding two-component system response regulator ArcA; this encodes MQTPHILIVEDELVTRNTLKSIFEAEGYVVHEATDGAEMHHILSENDINLVIMDINLPGKNGLLLARELREQATVALMFLTGRDNEVDKILGLEIGADDYITKPFNPRELTIRARNLLSRTMNLGSGTEERRLVESYRFNGWELDINSRSLISPAGEQYKLPRSEFRAMLHFCENPGKIQSRAELLKKMTGRELKPHDRTVDVTIRRIRKHFESTADTPEIIATIHGEGYRFCGDLDN
- the creA gene encoding protein CreA, which encodes MNIKRIMGAGLLALSAVSIANAEEVGSVDTVFKLLGPDHKIVVEAFDDPDVANVTCYISRAKTGGIKGGLGLAEDTSDAAISCQQVGPIDLSDKIKNGGNRGSVVFQKRTSLVFKKLQVVRFYDQKRSSLIYLAYSDRLVDGSPKNALSAVPVMPWGKGE